A part of bacterium genomic DNA contains:
- a CDS encoding V-type ATP synthase subunit E family protein — protein sequence EVIAAALRGLEERLVGLRGTPAYEALLARLVDECLEDAAGPVTIRCRPEDRGAVEEILRRRSAEAAIETAPLPLGGVEALLGPEGRCVVRNGLADRLEDARPLLLQEAGRLLFGAEGARP from the coding sequence GGAGGTCATCGCGGCGGCGCTGCGCGGGCTCGAGGAGCGCCTGGTCGGCCTTCGCGGCACCCCCGCCTACGAAGCGCTGCTCGCCCGACTTGTCGACGAATGCCTCGAGGACGCCGCGGGCCCCGTCACCATCCGTTGCCGCCCCGAGGACCGCGGGGCCGTGGAGGAGATCCTCCGGCGCCGGTCGGCGGAGGCGGCGATCGAGACGGCCCCCCTCCCGCTCGGCGGCGTCGAGGCGCTGCTGGGCCCCGAGGGCCGCTGCGTCGTGCGCAACGGCCTCGCGGACCGCCTCGAGGACGCCCGGCCGCTGCTGCTCCAGGAGGCGGGGCGGCTGCTCTTCGGCGCGGAAGGGGCGCGGCCGTGA